In Gopherus flavomarginatus isolate rGopFla2 chromosome 5, rGopFla2.mat.asm, whole genome shotgun sequence, one DNA window encodes the following:
- the PIFO gene encoding protein pitchfork, translating to MIWQWELTAVQKRNSFGSCQGRKIFPFHHAPDRLGNQLVPILGDPYRGPGSYNNDERSSMVYALTHKPESIKGYILGARTSLRFPPDCKTETPGPGIHQSAWGKDRKFQPAYAPFSIKSSRFPQKAVDRELFPGPGTYEADKLPHKKITWPMKFGSPDWALVPMPERRTLRTELITDKEFRKHRNRLAYLSLYYS from the exons ATGATCTGGCAGTGGGAGCTGACAG CGGTGCAGAAGCGAAACTCGTTTGGATCATGTCAAGGGAGGAAAATTTTCCCCTTTCACCACGCCCCAGACAGACTGGGGAACCAGCTGGTCCCTATCCTTGGGGACCCCTATCGTGGGCCCGGGAGTTACAACAATGACGAG AGGAGTAGCATGGTATATGCCTTGACTCATAAACCAGAGAGCATCAAAGGTTACATACTGGGAGCAAGAACATCCCTACGTTTCCCACCAGATTGTAAG ACTGAGACTCCTGGCCCTGGAATACACCAATCAGCATGGGGCAAAGACCGAAAGTTCCAGCCTGCCTACGCCCCATTTTCCATCAAGTCATCACGATTTCCACAGAAGGCTGTGGATAGAGAGCTTTTCCCTGG ACCTGGAACTTATGAAGCAGACAAGCTGCCACATAAGAAAATCACCTGGCCAATGAAGTTTGGGTCTCCAGATTGGGCTTTAGTACCGatgccagagaggaggactctgAGAACAGAG cTGATTACAGACAAAGAATTCAGGAAACATCGGAATCGATTGGCCTACTTGAGCTTATACTACAGCTGA